A segment of the Trifolium pratense cultivar HEN17-A07 linkage group LG7, ARS_RC_1.1, whole genome shotgun sequence genome:
TTGTCTGCACAATAATTGCCTTATTGGAAGATATGAGAAATAATAAACAACTCATGATAAACTAAAATACTACTTGAGTAGCCTACACCGAGATAAATAAACATATTGTACAAGCATAACATCTACTccatccgtctcaaaatataagaaaaaattgtttaatttttttttgtttatttacttaaaaacttaaagtaaatacatcaattttgtttgactaatttttttttttatattttgagataGAAAGAGtaaacaattgaatttgaacATCACTACTCATCTAAAAATTGCATATGAGTCTTCTAACTTGTATAGCGTTAAGATCATGGAGCCTTCCTCTAAAAAACAAAGAGTTAAGACAAAGTCAAACGGAATGAAAGCATctgttgaaattgaaatgaaatcaCGCCGTTGTAGAACATTCCTTGCTACTTCCTACGTACCTATATGGCTATTGCTATTGCTATTGTACAATGAATGAAAGAAACGAAATTGTGTAGAAAGAACAAAAAGGTGATTATTGATCCACTCACAAAACACAATAGGGAAGGCACGTGTGTGAATTCTAATTTTATATTTCATATTTCATGTTTCATATTTCATGTGTGTGTATGTATAACGTATGGATGATGTCAAAGAGGTGACGTGTTTGTCTTGATCTCACTTCCAAACACTTTCTTTATAAAGGCTTTCATACTCACCTCATTTTCTACTATAAATAACTCATGTCATatgttataattaattaagtatatatacatttaaataataAACAGTTTACTTCATCACCTTCTCATCACTCTAGTAAGAAAAATTTCAAGTTTCCAATATGGATCATGGTCAACAAGTATGTCAACCTTCCTCTTCTTCAACCAAAGTGGAAAGAAAGATTGTTGAGAAAATTAGGAGAAATCATATGAAGAATCTCTTTTCCAAACTCAACTCTCTTCTCCCTAAATATAATCACAAGGTGCTCTGTTTTTTTCCATCACGTGCATATATGTATATTGATTTGAGGAAAAtcacattgattttttttttttatcaagtagtttaATGTTCGTAGTTATAATATGGTTAGGACTTTATTTGTTAAGGTGAATATAAGTGGAAGTATGAGTTTAAACCTCAGACTCTAGTTTTTTGCATATTATATGTCATGTCTCTGTTAACTGAACTATGTTTATGGAGGaccaattgttttattttttgatagttACAATggaaataatacaatttttatttaatccTAACATGCCATATAAGTAGAGTCTTTAACACTTGAATTGATGTATtggtttgcgtaattttctttcattccaCTTTCTTTCCATCGTACCAAACAAAGCCAAGCTGGACTAGATGGTCATAAGATCAAATATAGTGTTGAGACATTTATACAAAGAAATAtttcttaaataataaataaagttgatttaacattgtccatgtgagcttagctcagttggtagctagggacatcacattatatgtaCAGTAATGGGATTCGAATCCCagacactccatttattcattttaaagtGGATTTTCgagccactaaactacttgaccaaaaaagaaGGTTTATGGATGTGTATGTATGCTTGCTCTAAGATCCCAACCAAATTGACACCTTATACCCTAACAATAATTTAATGTAGGAAACGTTGCCATTACCTGATCAAGTAGACGAGGCTATAAACTACATAAAGAGTCTAGAGACAAATGTAAAGATGGTGAAGGAAAAGAAAGAAGGTTTAATGGAAAACAAGAGATCACATAGTGACTGCTCGAGTTCTTATGAagcaaaaacaaacataaaatcgCCCAAAATTGAGATTCATGAAATGGGTTCCTCTCTACAAGTCATTATAACATGCGGGGTTGATGATCAATTCATTTTCTGTGAAATTATTCGAATACTGCATGAAGAGAATTTGGTGGTCATCACTGCAAATTCTTCGGTGGCCGGAGACTCAATTTTTCATATTGTGAACGCTGAGGTACAcataatatatacatatatctctgattttaaattgcagttgcggctttataaaaaaaaaaaaaaattgcagttCTGGTTACGATGCAAACTATATTGCCGAAAAACTTAGAAAAAAGTTTGCAATTGTGGTTGTGAATCGTGATGATGTTGCATAGACTTTTAATTTAATTGCCGCAATTGCatactgcaatttaaaaccatatacatattcttttttggtacaagcATATATTCTTTATTCTTAATGTTAAcattattttacaaaaataaaggaTTATTACTTTTATGTAGATTCCGCAATCTTTGCTTCAAATTGGAGCAACCAAAGTAAGTGAGAGATTGAAAAGGTTTGTGAACGGATCAGGGAGTGGTATAGAAACAGAGCCTCAATTGTGGGATTTTGAAATTGGAACTCGGAGTTGGGAGCTTCTAGATTCTATAGTAACCAAGAGTTTATCAAATCCTTGATCAAGAAGCAGagatttatatattaatataccaTATGTAGTGCAACTAGTGTTGCAGTTGTTTGGAGTCTATATATTATTCTAGTTTTCGGATGGTTGattgtataaatatatttagGCATCTTTGGAGTTAGTTTTTGGGATGAGATCCAAGACCAGTTAATGTGGTATTAAAGCCGGGTTAAAGATTGTAATGTGGGAATTGGACCCAGGTCCCACTAGGTGTAAGagtcaaggttttaaattgcggttgcggtcgcgGATGCGGTTGCAGTTATTGCCAATGCGGTCATTGCGGTTGCTGCACACGCAATGCGgttgttgcggcgtgaaatcattttgaaatttgacaagctatataaaatgaaactactatgtaactacactatttatccaccattGCATAGTCGTAGTTTAttctataaataataatttgaatgtatttaaaatacactgttgagagattgttaaaagtaagatttttcattaatttgacacaaattaggatttgaagttcataaattttactttttggtgagaaaatttgaaggaacATCGCCGAAAACATCTGATGCGGCTTCCGATGCGGTTGTGATGTGGTTACGATGCAGCCGTACccgtgaattaagatcacaccgcaattgcggtgcgatgcggtggctaccgcatcagcaatactgcggccgcaattgcggatgcggaccgcaatttaaaaccttggtaaGAGTGAGTGTTGAAGTTGTTTGAAGTTTCATATTGTTCAGATTTACGGACTGTTGATTATATAGATGTGCTTGGGAGGCACCTCATCCCTTCGAGCTAGCTTTTAAGATGAGATCGAAGTCTATTTATCAGATAGTAACTAATTTTAAGTGTAGTATATGGAAGTTTTCAAATATAAGAATGAAATCATTTTTATGAACGATTTTGTAGCTAACATTGTATCACATGAATTTTGTAAATGGCACAACTATTGTTTTCATTTTCcattatatttttctaataaaaatttaCGGACAGATCCATTTGACTCCCACAATGGCTGGAGCGTTACGACCATTTTTTTTACACCCTAGAATCATAAGCAAAAGTGTATCCGAGTTTGTCATTGAAAATGGTTGAAGGTTATTGGGTATGTGATTTTTCAATTGTAGAATTCCTTATGGCTCCTTGAATTTCCTCTTGTGGGGATGAAGAGAGAATTTTCTCTGATGAGACGTTTTCATATTGTCTACAAATGGGGACCACGACCCTTATAAATAACTTTAGGATTATTTCTtagttttcaatattttaatttgatcaaTCATCAAATTAGATATTGACTTTTGATATCTATACAGTAATATTACCTTTCttgatattttatgtttttagtcataacttattattaatattataaaaaaatatattagaggAGTAAATTAAAATCGACTAACATTACAGTTagaaaaaaatgcatttaaccCTAATTAATACTTATTAATTAGATAGATTAATCCATTATGGTTAAGTGTTAACCTTGTTAAGTCTTCTACAAAAAACCTGTTGCTCAAGCATCATTTGTTAACTGTGTCATAGAAAGATTAATCCATTATTGTACTCATATGTAAttgcttttttttatttttattggttcACTCTGCCTTGTCTTTAAAGTCACACACCTGCCAAATAACTAAATGATTGGACTGaaataattaatgaattttttaaatttttttaaggacgaataatttaaaagaatctgaattgtttttttggtagagaatctgaatttttttattttttattttttttggttacatgagAATCTGAATTTAATCTATAGGCAAAACAATTTTCTATCAAGCTTTAATACCTCGTGACCAAATTTCAGTTTATAGACCCCTTTCCCATGGGAAAAGGATTAGAGAAGCATTATTATATCATTTATTGCCATTTATTTAATTCCCATGGcttaagtttaaattttattaactaCATGAGCATCACACCATCTAAACTATGGCCGGCCAATAAGGACAAGTTTAATTTAACATGCGCAAACCTTTTatgttgtgcatggtgcacaagtagtgatttatattataacgaatatgatttttatagaattcgccgttggattgaaagtttatatcatatagatcgttcatacaaattttgaaaaaatttaaaaatcaattgatatgttattgagactcatcaaattaacagtttatgagtttttattgaataccgttaattttgattggtctcaataacatatcaaatgattttcaaattttttcaaaatttttatggatgatccatatgatataaacttcgtattcgttataatataaatcactatttatacACTATGCACAACTTGTAtgacttgtgcatgttagacaaagccgaTAAAGCAATAATATGGCCAATTGTAGTTCAAGCAAGGGCAAAAATATTTGGTATTTCATCAGTACCTAACTTAGATACACATATGATTATTATAACTGTTTGCGTGCTctataaattatttgaaaaggtataaaaaataaaatagtttccAGATGTTGACTTTTTTGGCTTGGGTTGCAAGTGTTTGACCACATATTATATAACTAATTACAAACTAGtctcacacccgtgcgatgcacaggtgttatgtgatattttatattataatgttaaaaaattattcgtataaattgtaacaataagtattataaaatgaaaataataataataataataataataataataataataataataataataataataatacaaaagtgatgtacttatcacttcctccaaccaatatatatacctatatgtatagagaatgagtacagaccatcaaaattgaatgaaatatatatatttttttttgtggggtgcgccagccaatgcaatggtgcaacgcataggcgacacactaaaattgaatgaaatatgataatgataatggttattatatatttcaatctcataacctaactttttgcataaccttcactcttctctaaaattctaatgtaattaagtcaataatgtatacactcttcgtatttttttgtgtgactaaattataaactctttgttatttctatgaaaacggttgacatttaaatgagataaatgttcaaagagaatccaactatgttcatcttcattgtcactaagaaatattataataatgtagaaaagtgtaacatcttgtttgtgacatcaatttttggataattggagaatcataattctttattatttattatgagattgatataatataaaaacaaaaaaaatagagatgagaatgatataatataaggaagtgatgtgaaaacaaaaaataaaatagagatgaaaattatataatataaggaagtgatgtggcattattgtgtgatttaattggatgtaaatgggtgatgtggattagggttaagatggatagtaggagaactatctaggaattatatatatagattatctATTTAAATACTCCACCAAATAGTGATCAATTGCACGTCCTAAAAAGTAAATTCTCAATCACCAGAGGTAAGTATCTTTTCTATGAGTAATGTTgttttttaagttaatttgatttgattgattTCTTACCTAGACTCTTTATACTTAGGACAAATAAATCAAACTAAACTGATTTGATTGTTTATTATGATTTATGACTAATTTTTCTCATTAATTATGACTTTTATTATGACAAAATTAGGAAACTTAAACATCATGGAGAATAAAAAAACTACATCACCTTCAAAGCCTATTGATGAGAATTCAAAACTTGTTCATCAATTTTACTTTGTTAAGATTTGGCCAACAGATCCAGATtcaatatctaaaataaaaaaggaagagAACTTGGTTAAGAAAATGAATCATGAAATTGCTGAAATCACTGAAacaattgcaaaaaaaatgGTATAGAAATTTGTATTAATTCCTAATTTATCCATAAATTTGAATATGgaagaaaaatttcacattataacaaaaagttattttattttgtaacagGCAGAAAGAGATCATCTAGCTTCTGTGTTGCAAAGGTTAAACTATCCACAAAAGGATCGGAGAAATCGCGTCGCGAGTAAAGAGAAGATAGTAAGGGATTTACATATGATTCTTGATGAATTGAGTTTGTTGAATAAAAAATCAGCTAAGGGAAGATGGTTCAATGAAGAGCTTGATAAAGATGTAAGAAAAATAAAGCTATTTTGTATTTAATAGTATGTTATATTACGATGTAATTCAtatattcattattttgttttggttttaaatttttaatatataacttACCCGAGAGCATTTAAATGAGATGACACGGATCTCTTCTAACTTAATCAAGTTCATGAGTTCGATTCTTGACTTGGACATCCAGCAGTGTTAAAACTGTTAGGAAGAGTTTGGCGcacatttaatataatttttgtgtagTCTTTGAATTCTTTGGTGCTACAACTACATGGGAGCAAAAGCTTGGTTGAGGAGAAAAAAATTCTGAGGAATATAAACATTCAACAGAAAGATGATGATTCATTCAAATCACTAGAAGTGCTTAAGAAAAAggtaatttaaataaatttaatcattttcttAATTATGATGGTTTGAGTTTCTCTGTTTGGTATTAATGATATTATATTGTTTTGTTGGAATGATGATAACTTGGAACAGATTAGATGGAGTTATTACTTGAAAAATTGGCAGAAGCTCTTAAGAGAAATTGAACAATTTCAAATCCAATGTTTGGAAAGAGTTTCTGGTAATAATTTTGAGAAGAGAAATATTTCCAACTATGAATCCTTGAAGAAAATTATAGAAGTTGAAATTAAGGTAAACCATTATAATTAATTGGCTTTGACTTAGAAGAAGATTATTCACGTGTTAAAAGTGTTATTAGTGAATCTAATATATTTTGTCTTAGGTTCTATGCGATGACTCTTTGGAAAACAGAAATGAAGGGTTGAAATGTGGGATCAGAATTAGACATGCTGCGAAAGAATTAGAAGCTAAAAACCAAGAATTATAttccttaaaagaaatattgtcggagaaaaataagaaaaaggtCGAAGCATATCAAAGGATTTTGGAATTGAAGAAATTGTATAATGAGGAGGTAAGATTTTAAAAACCACAATCTATAAATTTAGTATATTTCTAAGTAGAAAGTCATGGTTCTCTTTCTCCTCGAGACTGAAGAGCAGATCATCTCCCGTGAAATTTTTCTATAATGACATTTCAgtcattcatttcatttttgcAATACATGTTCATTTGATCAAAATAGTTTAAAAGGTAGAGATCTACACCACATCCGGTGAATATGTCATTGGAGAGGATCTGCATTCTCGAGATTGAGACGATTACTTAATTGGTGCCTGTTTAGCAAAAATcggaaaacaaatataaattgatttttatgaCACACATGTGTGATGTGTCTTTTCTCTTGTTTTTCCCAAACTAGCACCAATCAGGTCACTATCAGAGACATTACATTAAAAAGCGTTGTGGAATTCTAATTTTAGAACATCGTTAGAGTTTGATACAATTTTTAAGTATCGATACACGAAATGTGGTCCACCATAGAATTTGTCGTATCGTTATATGTTAGCTTTTGAATTTCAGATTCTCCACTATTATCACTATTGTTCACTTATTAACAAAGTCCATCAGCTGGTTGAAGGAAAAGATGTAGCAACCCTTGATGAAATGTCAAGTTCAGAGGTAattggtttagtttccaatatgttatttatttgatataagctgtttatttttgtttcttaatgTTGGTTTCTTTTGGTGTGTTATAGGTTGGGAAGTTTATGTTAGAATGGAAAAATAATAAGGCTTTTCGAGAAGATTATGAGAGGAAGGTTCTGCGATCATTAGAGAGACGACAACTAAGTAGAGATGGACGAAGAAGACCCGATAAATCGGCCAATTCTAACATGAACAACCACATCAAGTGGTGCATCATGAACAAGTTTGTGATATcgctataacgaatacaaattttacaaaatccatcgttggattgaaaatttgtaTTATAAAGATCATCCAtgccaaattttaaaaaaattgaaaatcatttgatacgtctttgagacccatcaaaattaacggtatttaatgtggttgttcatgttagacaaagcccgATAAATCATGTACTATTATAAAATGATTGTTTAGTGTcactgttaagaagtcccacatcggttgagagatggtctgactaagtgtttataaactagaggcaatcctcaccttacaagccgattttgtagggttgaacTAGACCCAATAcccaattttaagatggtatcaaagcCTCTCCAAGATCTATTGGGCCACCCGGTATCGGGCCaactaccatttatatccgcgtatcaagcccaatagcgctggacg
Coding sequences within it:
- the LOC123898677 gene encoding transcription factor bHLH162-like, which codes for MDHGQQVCQPSSSSTKVERKIVEKIRRNHMKNLFSKLNSLLPKYNHKETLPLPDQVDEAINYIKSLETNVKMVKEKKEGLMENKRSHSDCSSSYEAKTNIKSPKIEIHEMGSSLQVIITCGVDDQFIFCEIIRILHEENLVVITANSSVAGDSIFHIVNAEIPQSLLQIGATKVSERLKRFVNGSGSGIETEPQLWDFEIGTRSWELLDSIVTKSLSNP
- the LOC123900132 gene encoding proton pump-interactor 1-like, translated to MENKKTTSPSKPIDENSKLVHQFYFVKIWPTDPDSISKIKKEENLVKKMNHEIAEITETIAKKMAERDHLASVLQRLNYPQKDRRNRVASKEKIVRDLHMILDELSLLNKKSAKGRWFNEELDKDSLNSLVLQLHGSKSLVEEKKILRNINIQQKDDDSFKSLEVLKKKIRWSYYLKNWQKLLREIEQFQIQCLERVSGNNFEKRNISNYESLKKIIEVEIKVLCDDSLENRNEGLKCGIRIRHAAKELEAKNQELYSLKEILSEKNKKKVEAYQRILELKKLYNEEILHYYHYCSLINKVHQLVEGKDVATLDEMSSSEVGKFMLEWKNNKAFREDYERKVLRSLERRQLSRDGRRRPDKSANSNMNNHIKWCIMNKFVISL